A genomic segment from Aegilops tauschii subsp. strangulata cultivar AL8/78 chromosome 1, Aet v6.0, whole genome shotgun sequence encodes:
- the LOC109763464 gene encoding acylamino-acid-releasing enzyme 1 isoform X4 — protein MASAHPSQGLPSGMDPSMVDEYASQSKLLQEFVKIPSIGKAWVFTSKDENASRAMVSVSQSDLLANKKRSFLLNTHISKSSSKSVSFQWSPFPVEMSGVSAVVPSPSGKKLLLVRNAEDDDSPTKLEIWGPCQLENEIHVARSVHGSLYADGWFEGISWNQEETLIAYVAEEPPQPKPEFNDSGYKKEGSSQKDFRSWKGQGDIEDSWGETYSNKRIPALFVANISSGEVRALKGIPRSLSAGQVIWAPSSSYSLVFVAWSDDNGFQETPRKLGIKYCYNRPCALYAAADPFKEEADKPSTDSNKGDTAALVKLTADLSSAFFPRFSPDGKYLVFISAKSAVDSGAHNATNSMHKIDWPTDGKLEGSLSVSDVVPTVMSPQDGCFPGMYCSGLLRFPWLSDGRTMILSSAWGSKEVILSINVASGEVSRVSPQDSDYSWNVLALDNNNILAVSSSLVTLPQMYYGFEDSHTDKPCQWDWQEISSPFPKPSDKVSSLLADHKFSVIKIPVSNPSDKLPDGAKLPFEAIFVSGKDSASSPTIVVLHGGPHSVYPSSYSRSLAFLYAQGYNLLVVNYRGSLGFGEEALQSLPGNIGSQDVNDVLTALDFVKKRGLIDASRVAVVGGSHGGFLTTHLIGQAPETFVAAAARNPVCNLQLMVGTTDIPDWCFLEVYGKEGKNCFTESPLADTLTQFYQKSPISHISKVKTPTLFLLGAKDLRVPVSNGLQYARALKERGVDTKIIVFPEDIHGLDKPQSDFESFLNIGVWFKKYMSK, from the exons ATGGCCTCTGCCCATCCCTCGCAAGGATTGCCTTCAGGGATGGATCCTTCTATGGTGGATGAGTACGCTTCCCAGTCCAAGCTGTTGCAAGAATTCGTCAAGATACCCAGCATTGGCAAGGCTTGGGTCTTCACTTCCAAAGATG AAAACGCATCCAGGGCAATGGTTTCTGTTAGCCAGTCGGATCTTTTGGCCAACAAAAAGAGGAGTTTCCTTCTAAATACTCACATTTCAAAAAGTTCCTCAAAGTCAGTAAGTTTCCAGTGGTCTCCCTTCCCGGTTGAAATGAGTGGAGTGTCAGCAGTCGTTCCATCACCGTCCGGCAAAAAGCTTCTGCTAGTACGGAATGCTGAGGATGATGACTCCCCTACAAAATTAGAGATTTGGGGGCCCTGTCAGTTGGAGAACGAAATACATGTTGCACGATCTGTTCATGGGTCGCTGTACGCTGATGGATG GTTTGAAGGGATTTCATGGAACCAGGAAGAGACTCTTATAGCTTATGTTGCTGAGGAGCCTCCTCAACCAAAGCCAGAGTTCAATGATTCAGGTTACAAGAAGGAAGGTTCGTCTCAAAAGGACTTCAGGAGCTGGAAGGGACAAGGGGATATAGAAGATAGCTGGGGAGAAACCTATAGTAACAAAAGGATACCTGCTTTGTTCGTCGCTAACATCTCTAG TGGTGAAGTACGAGCATTGAAGGGTATACCTAGATCGTTAAGTGCTGGCCAGGTGATTTGGGCTCCATCGTCTTCATATAGTTTGGTTTTTGTGGCATGGTCAGATGATAATGGTTTCCAAGAGACACCAAGGAAACTTGGTATCAAATACTGCTATAACAGACCTTGTGCTCTGTATGCTGCTGCTGATCCTTTCAAGGAAGAAGCTGACAAACCATCTACTGA CTCCAATAAGGGTGATACTGCAGCTCTGGTCAAGTTAACAGCAGACTTGAGCAGTGCCTTTTTCCCACGGTTCAG CCCGGATGGGAAGTATCTTGTGTTCATCTCAGCAAAGAGTGCTGTGGATAGTGGAGCACACAATGCCACAAATTCAATGCATAAAATTGACTGGCCTACCGACGGCAAACTAGAGGGGAGCCTCAGTGTTTCTGATGTG GTACCCACTGTAATGAGCCCTCAAGATGGGTGTTTCCCTGGGATGTACTGCTCTGGCTTACTTCGGTTTCCATGGCTTTCTGATGGACGGACTATGATTTTATCTTCTGCTTGGGGAAGCAAGGAAGTAATACTTTCTATCAACGTTGCGAG CGGCGAAGTCTCAAGAGTTAGTCCGCAGGATTCAGATTATTCCTGGAACGTTCTCGCACTTGACAATAATAACATTCTTGCAG TTTCCAGCAGCCTTGTAACGCTGCCTCAAATGTACTATGGATTTGAAGATTCTCACACAGACAAGCCCTGCCAGTGGGACTGGCAGGAAATTTCGTCTCCATTTCCGAAGCCATCTGATAAG GTCAGCTCCTTGTTAGCCGATCATAAGTTCAGTGTAATCAAAATCCCAGTCAGCAATCCTTCTGACAAACTTCCAGATG GTGCTAAGCTCCCCTTTGAGGCTATTTTTGTGTCTGGCAAGGATTCAGCAAGTAGTCCAACGATTGTTGTTCTTCATGGTGGCCCTCACAGTGTCTACCCATCAAGCTATTCGAGATCCTTGGCTTTTCTGTATGCACAGGGATATAACCTGCTTGTTGTAAATTACAG GGGCTCGTTGGGGTTTGGAGAAGAAGCATTGCAATCTCTTCCTGGCAATATTGGTTCTCAG GATGTGAATGATGTATTGACAGCTTTGGACTTTGTCAAAAAGAGAGGACTAATAGATGCATCTAGAGTAGCTGTAGTTGGAGGTTCACATGGAGGTTTCTTGACAACACATTTGATCGGCCAG GCTCCAGAAACATTTGTTGCAGCAGCTGCTCGAAATCCAGTATGTAACTTACAATTGATGGTCGGTACCACTGATATCCCTGATTGGTGCTTTCTGGAGGTTTATGGAAAAGAAGGGAAAAACTGCTTTACGGAATCTCCTTTGGCGGACACTCTTACTCAGTTTTACCAGAAATCACCAATATCACATATTTCCAAG GTTAAGACACCAACACTCTTTCTTCTCGGAGCAAAAGATCTCCGTGTTCCTGTTTCTAATGGCCTACAG
- the LOC109763464 gene encoding acylamino-acid-releasing enzyme 1 isoform X3: MVAICSGIRAAYASSCPVASAANLFLWASSSARAPTFLRRRVSRRPKAMASAHPSQGLPSGMDPSMVDEYASQSKLLQEFVKIPSIGKAWVFTSKDENASRAMVSVSQSDLLANKKRSFLLNTHISKSSSKSVSFQWSPFPVEMSGVSAVVPSPSGKKLLLVRNAEDDDSPTKLEIWGPCQLENEIHVARSVHGSLYADGWFEGISWNQEETLIAYVAEEPPQPKPEFNDSGYKKEGSSQKDFRSWKGQGDIEDSWGETYSNKRIPALFVANISSGEVRALKGIPRSLSAGQVIWAPSSSYSLVFVAWSDDNGFQETPRKLGIKYCYNRPCALYAAADPFKEEADKPSTDSNKGDTAALVKLTADLSSAFFPRFSPDGKYLVFISAKSAVDSGAHNATNSMHKIDWPTDGKLEGSLSVSDVVPTVMSPQDGCFPGMYCSGLLRFPWLSDGRTMILSSAWGSKEVILSINVASGEVSRVSPQDSDYSWNVLALDNNNILAVSSSLVTLPQMYYGFEDSHTDKPCQWDWQEISSPFPKPSDKVSSLLADHKFSVIKIPVSNPSDKLPDGAKLPFEAIFVSGKDSASSPTIVVLHGGPHSVYPSSYSRSLAFLYAQGYNLLVVNYRGSLGFGEEALQSLPGNIGSQDVNDVLTALDFVKKRGLIDASRVAVVGGSHGGFLTTHLIGQAPETFVAAAARNPVCNLQLMVGTTDIPDWCFLEVYGKEGKNCFTESPLADTLTQFYQKSPISHISKVKTPTLFLLGAKDLRVPVSNGLQYARALKERGVDTKIIVFPEDIHGLDKPQSDFESFLNIGVWFKKYMSK, translated from the exons ATGGTCGCTATATGCTCGGGAATCCGCGCCGCCTACGCCTCCTCCTGCCCCGTCGCCTCCGCCGCGAATCTATTCCTCTGGGCCTCCTCCTCTGCTCGCGCTCCGACTTTTCTGCGGCGCAG GGTATCTCGGCGTCCAAAAGCCATGGCCTCTGCCCATCCCTCGCAAGGATTGCCTTCAGGGATGGATCCTTCTATGGTGGATGAGTACGCTTCCCAGTCCAAGCTGTTGCAAGAATTCGTCAAGATACCCAGCATTGGCAAGGCTTGGGTCTTCACTTCCAAAGATG AAAACGCATCCAGGGCAATGGTTTCTGTTAGCCAGTCGGATCTTTTGGCCAACAAAAAGAGGAGTTTCCTTCTAAATACTCACATTTCAAAAAGTTCCTCAAAGTCAGTAAGTTTCCAGTGGTCTCCCTTCCCGGTTGAAATGAGTGGAGTGTCAGCAGTCGTTCCATCACCGTCCGGCAAAAAGCTTCTGCTAGTACGGAATGCTGAGGATGATGACTCCCCTACAAAATTAGAGATTTGGGGGCCCTGTCAGTTGGAGAACGAAATACATGTTGCACGATCTGTTCATGGGTCGCTGTACGCTGATGGATG GTTTGAAGGGATTTCATGGAACCAGGAAGAGACTCTTATAGCTTATGTTGCTGAGGAGCCTCCTCAACCAAAGCCAGAGTTCAATGATTCAGGTTACAAGAAGGAAGGTTCGTCTCAAAAGGACTTCAGGAGCTGGAAGGGACAAGGGGATATAGAAGATAGCTGGGGAGAAACCTATAGTAACAAAAGGATACCTGCTTTGTTCGTCGCTAACATCTCTAG TGGTGAAGTACGAGCATTGAAGGGTATACCTAGATCGTTAAGTGCTGGCCAGGTGATTTGGGCTCCATCGTCTTCATATAGTTTGGTTTTTGTGGCATGGTCAGATGATAATGGTTTCCAAGAGACACCAAGGAAACTTGGTATCAAATACTGCTATAACAGACCTTGTGCTCTGTATGCTGCTGCTGATCCTTTCAAGGAAGAAGCTGACAAACCATCTACTGA CTCCAATAAGGGTGATACTGCAGCTCTGGTCAAGTTAACAGCAGACTTGAGCAGTGCCTTTTTCCCACGGTTCAG CCCGGATGGGAAGTATCTTGTGTTCATCTCAGCAAAGAGTGCTGTGGATAGTGGAGCACACAATGCCACAAATTCAATGCATAAAATTGACTGGCCTACCGACGGCAAACTAGAGGGGAGCCTCAGTGTTTCTGATGTG GTACCCACTGTAATGAGCCCTCAAGATGGGTGTTTCCCTGGGATGTACTGCTCTGGCTTACTTCGGTTTCCATGGCTTTCTGATGGACGGACTATGATTTTATCTTCTGCTTGGGGAAGCAAGGAAGTAATACTTTCTATCAACGTTGCGAG CGGCGAAGTCTCAAGAGTTAGTCCGCAGGATTCAGATTATTCCTGGAACGTTCTCGCACTTGACAATAATAACATTCTTGCAG TTTCCAGCAGCCTTGTAACGCTGCCTCAAATGTACTATGGATTTGAAGATTCTCACACAGACAAGCCCTGCCAGTGGGACTGGCAGGAAATTTCGTCTCCATTTCCGAAGCCATCTGATAAG GTCAGCTCCTTGTTAGCCGATCATAAGTTCAGTGTAATCAAAATCCCAGTCAGCAATCCTTCTGACAAACTTCCAGATG GTGCTAAGCTCCCCTTTGAGGCTATTTTTGTGTCTGGCAAGGATTCAGCAAGTAGTCCAACGATTGTTGTTCTTCATGGTGGCCCTCACAGTGTCTACCCATCAAGCTATTCGAGATCCTTGGCTTTTCTGTATGCACAGGGATATAACCTGCTTGTTGTAAATTACAG GGGCTCGTTGGGGTTTGGAGAAGAAGCATTGCAATCTCTTCCTGGCAATATTGGTTCTCAG GATGTGAATGATGTATTGACAGCTTTGGACTTTGTCAAAAAGAGAGGACTAATAGATGCATCTAGAGTAGCTGTAGTTGGAGGTTCACATGGAGGTTTCTTGACAACACATTTGATCGGCCAG GCTCCAGAAACATTTGTTGCAGCAGCTGCTCGAAATCCAGTATGTAACTTACAATTGATGGTCGGTACCACTGATATCCCTGATTGGTGCTTTCTGGAGGTTTATGGAAAAGAAGGGAAAAACTGCTTTACGGAATCTCCTTTGGCGGACACTCTTACTCAGTTTTACCAGAAATCACCAATATCACATATTTCCAAG GTTAAGACACCAACACTCTTTCTTCTCGGAGCAAAAGATCTCCGTGTTCCTGTTTCTAATGGCCTACAG
- the LOC109763464 gene encoding acylamino-acid-releasing enzyme 1 isoform X1: MVAICSGIRAAYASSCPVASAANLFLWASSSARAPTFLRRSNSRVSRRPKAMASAHPSQGLPSGMDPSMVDEYASQSKLLQEFVKIPSIGKAWVFTSKDENASRAMVSVSQSDLLANKKRSFLLNTHISKSSSKSVSFQWSPFPVEMSGVSAVVPSPSGKKLLLVRNAEDDDSPTKLEIWGPCQLENEIHVARSVHGSLYADGWFEGISWNQEETLIAYVAEEPPQPKPEFNDSGYKKEGSSQKDFRSWKGQGDIEDSWGETYSNKRIPALFVANISSGEVRALKGIPRSLSAGQVIWAPSSSYSLVFVAWSDDNGFQETPRKLGIKYCYNRPCALYAAADPFKEEADKPSTDSNKGDTAALVKLTADLSSAFFPRFSPDGKYLVFISAKSAVDSGAHNATNSMHKIDWPTDGKLEGSLSVSDVVPTVMSPQDGCFPGMYCSGLLRFPWLSDGRTMILSSAWGSKEVILSINVASGEVSRVSPQDSDYSWNVLALDNNNILAVSSSLVTLPQMYYGFEDSHTDKPCQWDWQEISSPFPKPSDKVSSLLADHKFSVIKIPVSNPSDKLPDGAKLPFEAIFVSGKDSASSPTIVVLHGGPHSVYPSSYSRSLAFLYAQGYNLLVVNYRGSLGFGEEALQSLPGNIGSQDVNDVLTALDFVKKRGLIDASRVAVVGGSHGGFLTTHLIGQAPETFVAAAARNPVCNLQLMVGTTDIPDWCFLEVYGKEGKNCFTESPLADTLTQFYQKSPISHISKVKTPTLFLLGAKDLRVPVSNGLQYARALKERGVDTKIIVFPEDIHGLDKPQSDFESFLNIGVWFKKYMSK; the protein is encoded by the exons ATGGTCGCTATATGCTCGGGAATCCGCGCCGCCTACGCCTCCTCCTGCCCCGTCGCCTCCGCCGCGAATCTATTCCTCTGGGCCTCCTCCTCTGCTCGCGCTCCGACTTTTCTGCGGCGCAG CAACAGCAGGGTATCTCGGCGTCCAAAAGCCATGGCCTCTGCCCATCCCTCGCAAGGATTGCCTTCAGGGATGGATCCTTCTATGGTGGATGAGTACGCTTCCCAGTCCAAGCTGTTGCAAGAATTCGTCAAGATACCCAGCATTGGCAAGGCTTGGGTCTTCACTTCCAAAGATG AAAACGCATCCAGGGCAATGGTTTCTGTTAGCCAGTCGGATCTTTTGGCCAACAAAAAGAGGAGTTTCCTTCTAAATACTCACATTTCAAAAAGTTCCTCAAAGTCAGTAAGTTTCCAGTGGTCTCCCTTCCCGGTTGAAATGAGTGGAGTGTCAGCAGTCGTTCCATCACCGTCCGGCAAAAAGCTTCTGCTAGTACGGAATGCTGAGGATGATGACTCCCCTACAAAATTAGAGATTTGGGGGCCCTGTCAGTTGGAGAACGAAATACATGTTGCACGATCTGTTCATGGGTCGCTGTACGCTGATGGATG GTTTGAAGGGATTTCATGGAACCAGGAAGAGACTCTTATAGCTTATGTTGCTGAGGAGCCTCCTCAACCAAAGCCAGAGTTCAATGATTCAGGTTACAAGAAGGAAGGTTCGTCTCAAAAGGACTTCAGGAGCTGGAAGGGACAAGGGGATATAGAAGATAGCTGGGGAGAAACCTATAGTAACAAAAGGATACCTGCTTTGTTCGTCGCTAACATCTCTAG TGGTGAAGTACGAGCATTGAAGGGTATACCTAGATCGTTAAGTGCTGGCCAGGTGATTTGGGCTCCATCGTCTTCATATAGTTTGGTTTTTGTGGCATGGTCAGATGATAATGGTTTCCAAGAGACACCAAGGAAACTTGGTATCAAATACTGCTATAACAGACCTTGTGCTCTGTATGCTGCTGCTGATCCTTTCAAGGAAGAAGCTGACAAACCATCTACTGA CTCCAATAAGGGTGATACTGCAGCTCTGGTCAAGTTAACAGCAGACTTGAGCAGTGCCTTTTTCCCACGGTTCAG CCCGGATGGGAAGTATCTTGTGTTCATCTCAGCAAAGAGTGCTGTGGATAGTGGAGCACACAATGCCACAAATTCAATGCATAAAATTGACTGGCCTACCGACGGCAAACTAGAGGGGAGCCTCAGTGTTTCTGATGTG GTACCCACTGTAATGAGCCCTCAAGATGGGTGTTTCCCTGGGATGTACTGCTCTGGCTTACTTCGGTTTCCATGGCTTTCTGATGGACGGACTATGATTTTATCTTCTGCTTGGGGAAGCAAGGAAGTAATACTTTCTATCAACGTTGCGAG CGGCGAAGTCTCAAGAGTTAGTCCGCAGGATTCAGATTATTCCTGGAACGTTCTCGCACTTGACAATAATAACATTCTTGCAG TTTCCAGCAGCCTTGTAACGCTGCCTCAAATGTACTATGGATTTGAAGATTCTCACACAGACAAGCCCTGCCAGTGGGACTGGCAGGAAATTTCGTCTCCATTTCCGAAGCCATCTGATAAG GTCAGCTCCTTGTTAGCCGATCATAAGTTCAGTGTAATCAAAATCCCAGTCAGCAATCCTTCTGACAAACTTCCAGATG GTGCTAAGCTCCCCTTTGAGGCTATTTTTGTGTCTGGCAAGGATTCAGCAAGTAGTCCAACGATTGTTGTTCTTCATGGTGGCCCTCACAGTGTCTACCCATCAAGCTATTCGAGATCCTTGGCTTTTCTGTATGCACAGGGATATAACCTGCTTGTTGTAAATTACAG GGGCTCGTTGGGGTTTGGAGAAGAAGCATTGCAATCTCTTCCTGGCAATATTGGTTCTCAG GATGTGAATGATGTATTGACAGCTTTGGACTTTGTCAAAAAGAGAGGACTAATAGATGCATCTAGAGTAGCTGTAGTTGGAGGTTCACATGGAGGTTTCTTGACAACACATTTGATCGGCCAG GCTCCAGAAACATTTGTTGCAGCAGCTGCTCGAAATCCAGTATGTAACTTACAATTGATGGTCGGTACCACTGATATCCCTGATTGGTGCTTTCTGGAGGTTTATGGAAAAGAAGGGAAAAACTGCTTTACGGAATCTCCTTTGGCGGACACTCTTACTCAGTTTTACCAGAAATCACCAATATCACATATTTCCAAG GTTAAGACACCAACACTCTTTCTTCTCGGAGCAAAAGATCTCCGTGTTCCTGTTTCTAATGGCCTACAG
- the LOC109763464 gene encoding acylamino-acid-releasing enzyme 1 isoform X2: MVAICSGIRAAYASSCPVASAANLFLWASSSARAPTFLRRSRVSRRPKAMASAHPSQGLPSGMDPSMVDEYASQSKLLQEFVKIPSIGKAWVFTSKDENASRAMVSVSQSDLLANKKRSFLLNTHISKSSSKSVSFQWSPFPVEMSGVSAVVPSPSGKKLLLVRNAEDDDSPTKLEIWGPCQLENEIHVARSVHGSLYADGWFEGISWNQEETLIAYVAEEPPQPKPEFNDSGYKKEGSSQKDFRSWKGQGDIEDSWGETYSNKRIPALFVANISSGEVRALKGIPRSLSAGQVIWAPSSSYSLVFVAWSDDNGFQETPRKLGIKYCYNRPCALYAAADPFKEEADKPSTDSNKGDTAALVKLTADLSSAFFPRFSPDGKYLVFISAKSAVDSGAHNATNSMHKIDWPTDGKLEGSLSVSDVVPTVMSPQDGCFPGMYCSGLLRFPWLSDGRTMILSSAWGSKEVILSINVASGEVSRVSPQDSDYSWNVLALDNNNILAVSSSLVTLPQMYYGFEDSHTDKPCQWDWQEISSPFPKPSDKVSSLLADHKFSVIKIPVSNPSDKLPDGAKLPFEAIFVSGKDSASSPTIVVLHGGPHSVYPSSYSRSLAFLYAQGYNLLVVNYRGSLGFGEEALQSLPGNIGSQDVNDVLTALDFVKKRGLIDASRVAVVGGSHGGFLTTHLIGQAPETFVAAAARNPVCNLQLMVGTTDIPDWCFLEVYGKEGKNCFTESPLADTLTQFYQKSPISHISKVKTPTLFLLGAKDLRVPVSNGLQYARALKERGVDTKIIVFPEDIHGLDKPQSDFESFLNIGVWFKKYMSK; the protein is encoded by the exons ATGGTCGCTATATGCTCGGGAATCCGCGCCGCCTACGCCTCCTCCTGCCCCGTCGCCTCCGCCGCGAATCTATTCCTCTGGGCCTCCTCCTCTGCTCGCGCTCCGACTTTTCTGCGGCGCAG CAGGGTATCTCGGCGTCCAAAAGCCATGGCCTCTGCCCATCCCTCGCAAGGATTGCCTTCAGGGATGGATCCTTCTATGGTGGATGAGTACGCTTCCCAGTCCAAGCTGTTGCAAGAATTCGTCAAGATACCCAGCATTGGCAAGGCTTGGGTCTTCACTTCCAAAGATG AAAACGCATCCAGGGCAATGGTTTCTGTTAGCCAGTCGGATCTTTTGGCCAACAAAAAGAGGAGTTTCCTTCTAAATACTCACATTTCAAAAAGTTCCTCAAAGTCAGTAAGTTTCCAGTGGTCTCCCTTCCCGGTTGAAATGAGTGGAGTGTCAGCAGTCGTTCCATCACCGTCCGGCAAAAAGCTTCTGCTAGTACGGAATGCTGAGGATGATGACTCCCCTACAAAATTAGAGATTTGGGGGCCCTGTCAGTTGGAGAACGAAATACATGTTGCACGATCTGTTCATGGGTCGCTGTACGCTGATGGATG GTTTGAAGGGATTTCATGGAACCAGGAAGAGACTCTTATAGCTTATGTTGCTGAGGAGCCTCCTCAACCAAAGCCAGAGTTCAATGATTCAGGTTACAAGAAGGAAGGTTCGTCTCAAAAGGACTTCAGGAGCTGGAAGGGACAAGGGGATATAGAAGATAGCTGGGGAGAAACCTATAGTAACAAAAGGATACCTGCTTTGTTCGTCGCTAACATCTCTAG TGGTGAAGTACGAGCATTGAAGGGTATACCTAGATCGTTAAGTGCTGGCCAGGTGATTTGGGCTCCATCGTCTTCATATAGTTTGGTTTTTGTGGCATGGTCAGATGATAATGGTTTCCAAGAGACACCAAGGAAACTTGGTATCAAATACTGCTATAACAGACCTTGTGCTCTGTATGCTGCTGCTGATCCTTTCAAGGAAGAAGCTGACAAACCATCTACTGA CTCCAATAAGGGTGATACTGCAGCTCTGGTCAAGTTAACAGCAGACTTGAGCAGTGCCTTTTTCCCACGGTTCAG CCCGGATGGGAAGTATCTTGTGTTCATCTCAGCAAAGAGTGCTGTGGATAGTGGAGCACACAATGCCACAAATTCAATGCATAAAATTGACTGGCCTACCGACGGCAAACTAGAGGGGAGCCTCAGTGTTTCTGATGTG GTACCCACTGTAATGAGCCCTCAAGATGGGTGTTTCCCTGGGATGTACTGCTCTGGCTTACTTCGGTTTCCATGGCTTTCTGATGGACGGACTATGATTTTATCTTCTGCTTGGGGAAGCAAGGAAGTAATACTTTCTATCAACGTTGCGAG CGGCGAAGTCTCAAGAGTTAGTCCGCAGGATTCAGATTATTCCTGGAACGTTCTCGCACTTGACAATAATAACATTCTTGCAG TTTCCAGCAGCCTTGTAACGCTGCCTCAAATGTACTATGGATTTGAAGATTCTCACACAGACAAGCCCTGCCAGTGGGACTGGCAGGAAATTTCGTCTCCATTTCCGAAGCCATCTGATAAG GTCAGCTCCTTGTTAGCCGATCATAAGTTCAGTGTAATCAAAATCCCAGTCAGCAATCCTTCTGACAAACTTCCAGATG GTGCTAAGCTCCCCTTTGAGGCTATTTTTGTGTCTGGCAAGGATTCAGCAAGTAGTCCAACGATTGTTGTTCTTCATGGTGGCCCTCACAGTGTCTACCCATCAAGCTATTCGAGATCCTTGGCTTTTCTGTATGCACAGGGATATAACCTGCTTGTTGTAAATTACAG GGGCTCGTTGGGGTTTGGAGAAGAAGCATTGCAATCTCTTCCTGGCAATATTGGTTCTCAG GATGTGAATGATGTATTGACAGCTTTGGACTTTGTCAAAAAGAGAGGACTAATAGATGCATCTAGAGTAGCTGTAGTTGGAGGTTCACATGGAGGTTTCTTGACAACACATTTGATCGGCCAG GCTCCAGAAACATTTGTTGCAGCAGCTGCTCGAAATCCAGTATGTAACTTACAATTGATGGTCGGTACCACTGATATCCCTGATTGGTGCTTTCTGGAGGTTTATGGAAAAGAAGGGAAAAACTGCTTTACGGAATCTCCTTTGGCGGACACTCTTACTCAGTTTTACCAGAAATCACCAATATCACATATTTCCAAG GTTAAGACACCAACACTCTTTCTTCTCGGAGCAAAAGATCTCCGTGTTCCTGTTTCTAATGGCCTACAG
- the LOC109763454 gene encoding pentatricopeptide repeat-containing protein At5g08510, producing the protein MMLHPLALSSSSLLRLIKSLSPAAPGALLSAAAIHCLLLKPGLLHAGAHLPTALLTAYAALGRPAHARALFDEMPDRGLVARTAMARAHAASGQPAQALRVFRGMLADGLAPDNVALAVVLAACHSRTVAAGRMVHAFVVVSGIEPDMFVSTQLVRVYGERGELAVSRRVFDDMPAKSAVAWNAMVHQYVRNRHAEAAYQLFLAMPRRDVVSWNTVIAGYCLVGRCREALGLFRQMVSPSSCPVHPNGPTMSTVLGACAAAGCLETGIWVHAYIDKNRMNDSGTLDRCLIDMYAKCGSIDTALQVFEKAPGKRDLYSWTTVICGLAMHGRAADALRMFHMMQDGGMRPDDVTLVGVLNACAHGGLVDQGLDYFYSMQEKYGITPKIEHYGCMVDLLGRVGRLPEAYRMIKTMPMKPNMVIWGAFLSACKVHGSLELGEIAAAEVTRLDPDDPWARVMMSSMYAKAQNWSGLARERREMNSLQMKKTPGCSSVELDGEVHEFVAGGSQHPLHAEICTVLEFVEAQSHTG; encoded by the coding sequence ATGATGCTGCACCCGCTTGCCCTGTCCTCCAGCTCGCTCCTCCGCCTCATCAAGTCGCTCTCGCCGGCGGCGCCGGGGGCGCTCCTGTCGGCCGCCGCCATCCACTGCCTCCTCCTCAAGCCGGGCCTCCTCCACGCCGGGGCGCACCTCCCCACGGCCCTGCTCACGGCGTACGCCGCGCTCGGCCGCCCGGCGCACGCGCGGGCtctgttcgatgaaatgcccgaccGAGGCCTCGTCGCGCGCACCGCCATGGCGCGGGCCCACGCGGCGTCCGGGCAGCCGGCCCAGGCCCTCCGGGTGTTCCGGGGCATGCTCGCGGACGGCCTCGCCCCGGACAACGTTGCCCTGGCCGTCGTGCTGGCCGCGTGCCACTCtcgcacggtggccgcgggaaggATGGTCCATGCTTTCGTCGTCGTCAGCGGCATCGAGCCGGACATGTTCGTCTCCACCCAGCTTGTCAGGGTCTACGGGGAGCGCGGGGAGCTTGCGGTCTCAAGGAGGGTGTTCGACGACATGCCGGCGAAGAGTGCCGTTGCCTGGAACGCCATGGTGCATCAGTATGTCAGGAATAGACATGCGGAGGCTGCGTACCAGCTCTTCCTTGCAATGCCGAGGAGGGATGTGGTGTCGTGGAACACGGTGATAGCAGGGTATTGCCTGGTCGGCCGGTGCAGGGAGGCGTTAGGCTTGTTCCGCCAGATGGTGTCTCCGTCCTCATGCCCGGTGCACCCGAATGGGCCTACAATGTCCACTGTCCTTGGTGCTTGCGCAGCTGCAGGGTGTTTGGAGACTGGGATTTGGGTCCATGCGTATATTGACAAGAATCGGATGAATGACAGTGGCACACTGGATAGATGCTTGATAGACATGTACGCCAAATGTGGAAGCATTGACACGGCCTTGCAGGTGTTTGAGAAGGCACCTGGGAAGAGGGACCTCTACTCATGGACAACAGTGATTTGTGGACTGGCGATGCATGGTCGGGCCGCTGATGCCTTGCGGATGTTTCACATGATGCAAGATGGTGGTATGCGCCCTGATGATGTTACTCTCGTCGGGGTCCTAAATGCGTGTGCACATGGAGGGCTAGTAGACCAAGGCCTTGACTACTTCTACTCCATGCAGGAGAAATATGGAATCACACCCAAGATTGAACACTATGGCTGCATGGTCGATCTTCTCGGCCGCGTCGGGCGACTGCCAGAGGCATACAGGATGATTAAAACAATGCCAATGAAACCTAACATGGTGATATGGGGAGCTTTCCTGAGCGCATGCAAAGTCCATGGCAGCTTGGAGCTTGGCGAGATTGCGGCGGCGGAAGTTACCAGGTTGGATCCGGATGACCCTTGGGCAAGGGTGATGATGTCCAGCATGTATGCAAAAGCCCAGAActggagcggcctcgccagggaGAGGAGGGAAATGAACAGCCTGCAGATGAAGAAGACTCCAGGGTGCAGCTCGGTCGAGCTTGACGGTGAGGTGCATGAGTTTGTGGCTGGTGGCAGCCAGCATCCTCTGCATGCTGAGATCTGTACTGTGCTGGAGTTTGTCGAGGCGCAGTCACATACAGGTTGA